From Camelus dromedarius isolate mCamDro1 chromosome X, mCamDro1.pat, whole genome shotgun sequence, one genomic window encodes:
- the LOC116150906 gene encoding histone H2B type F-M: MAEPRSAHTSEEIVDTGEPKEAECKSPEQKTPKQKTPARRQRRRRRPADDFASFATYFRRVLKRVHTGLSLSQEAVSVMDSIVKDIFERIASEAARLARSKKRVTITYEDIQTSVCLLLPGKIGKFAVSKGTNALIKYILCE; encoded by the coding sequence ATGGCTGAGCCGCGGTCCGCCCACACTTCGGAGGAGATCGTGGACACCGGGGAGCCCAAAGAAGCCGAGTGCAAGAGCCCAGAGCAGAAGACGCCGAAGCAGAAGACACCCGCGCGCCGCcaacgccgccgccgccgcccagcaGACGACTTCGCCAGTTTCGCCACTTACTTCCGCAGGGTGCTGAAGCGGGTGCACACAGGCCTGAGCCTCTCGCAGGAGGCCGTGAGCGTCATGGATTCGATCGTTAAGGACATCTTCGAGCGCATCGCCAGCGAGGCCGCGCGCCTGGCCCGCTCCAAAAAGCGCGTCACCATCACCTACGAAGACATCCAGACCTCGGTGTGCCTGCTGCTGCCTGGGAAGATCGGCAAGTTTGCCGTGTCCAAGGGCACTAACGCTCTCATCAAGTACATCTTGTGCGAATGA